AAAACAACCAGGCAAAGAGGCCAGGAGGTTCCGATGTCGGTGAAAGGCACCAAGGACGCAGCAGGCCGGGGCGGACCGGAAGGACGCCAGGGCACTGGCGCCGCCGCTATCTCGCCCAGGGACCCTGCCCTGGTCCGGAATGTGGCGCTCGTAGGCCGTTCCGGTGCCGGCAAAACCACCCTCATCGAGGCGCTGCTTGAGGCGAACGGGATGATCACGCGGAAGGGCTCGGTAGTTGACGGAACCACCGTGAGCGATTCCGATCCCGCCGCCATCCACCAGCAGCGCTCCGTGGCGTTGTCGGTGGTGCCGCTGCCGGTGGCAGGCATGAAGATCAACCTCCTGGATACGCCCGGCTATCCGGACTTCATCGGCGAACTCCGCGCGGGCCTGCGCGCTGCTGACGCCGTCCTGTTCGCCGTCTCCGCCGTGGACGGGGTGGATGCGGGCACCACGGCCATCTGGCAGGAGTGCCAGTACCTGGAAATTCCCCGTGCCGTGGTCATCACCCGGCTGGACCATCCCCGGGCGGACTACGACGGCGTCCTGGCCGCCTGCCGCGAAGCGTTCGGCGACACGGTGCTGCCGTTGTACGTCCCGCTCCCGGGCGGCGGGGAGGTCACCGGCCTGCTCGGCCTGCTGTCCGGGAGGGTCTTTGAGTATCCGGCGGAGAATTCCGGCCCGCGGGCACGGCCGGCGGAACCGGGGGAGCTGGCGGCAGCGGAGTCTGCCAGGGCCGAGCTGATCGAGGGAATCATCGCCGAAAGCGAAGACGAGACGCTGATGGACCGTTACCTCGGCGGCGAGGACATCGCTGCCGATGTCCTCATCCCGGACCTGGAAACGGCCGTCGCCCGCGGGTCCTTTTTCCCGGCGGTGCCCGCCTCGGCGCTCACGGGGCTCGGAACCGCCGAACTGCTGGAGCTCCTGACAAAGGCGTTCCCGTCCCCCCCGGAGCGCAGCCTGCCGCCGGCCACGGACCTGTCCGGATCCCCGGTCCGCGCCCTTACCTGCGACCCCGACGGGCCGCTCGCGGCGGAGGTGGTCCGCACGACGGTGGACGCTTTCCTGGGCCGGGTCTGCCTGGTCCGGGTCTTCTCCGGAACGCTGAGCGGGGACACGCCGATACACGTCAGCGGGCACGGGCTCGCGGACCGCGGGCACCAGGACCATGACACCGACGAGCGGCTCACGCATCTTTACTCGCCGCTGGGAGCCAATCTTCGCCCCGTCCCATTTTGTATCGCCGGTGACATCGCAGCCGTCGCCAAGCTGGGCACTGCCGAGACCGGGGACACCATCTCGGCGAAGGAGCAGCCCTTGCTGCTGGCCACCTGGGAGATGCCGGAGCCGCTGATGCCTGTCGCCATCGAAGCCGATTCCCACAGCGACGAGGATGCCCTTGCCCGCAGCCTGGGGAAAGTGGCGGCGGGAGACCCGACGCTTCGGGTGGAACGGAACGCCGAGACCCACCAGCTGATCCTCTGGTGCATGGGGGAAGCACACGCGGAAGTGGTGCTGGACAGGCTGCGCGACCAGGGAGTGAAGCTGCACACCATGGAGGTGGTGACACCGTTGCGGGAAACCTTCGCAACTCCGGCCGCCGGTCACGGGCGCCACGTCAAACAGTCCGGCGGCCACGGCCAGTACGCGGTGTGCGACATCGAGGTGGAACCCTTGGCCAGGGGCGCCGGTTTCGAATTCGTGGACAAAACAGTGGGCGGCGTGATTCCGGGAACGTTCATTTCGTCCGTGGAAAAGGGCGTCCGCGCGCAGATGCAGAAAGGCGTTGCCTCCGGCTTTCCCGTGGTGGACCTCCGCGTGACCCTGGTGGGAGGCAAAGCACACAGTGTTGATTCCTCGGACGCAGCCTTCCAGGCGGCCGGGGCCCTGGCACTGCGGGAGGCGGCCGCGGCGGGAAGCATCCAGCTGCTCGAGCCCGTCTCGTCGGTGGTGCTCAGCGTTCCGGACGAGCACGTGGGAACAGTGATGAGCGACCTTTCCGGGCGCCGCGGCCGGCTCACGGGGACCTCGTCATCCGGCGGGGACCGGACCGAAATCACAGCGGAGGTCCCGGACCAGGAGCTCCTGAAATACGCTGTGGAACTGCGCGCCCTGACGGCCGGCACGGGTACTTTCAGCCGCAGCTACCTCCGGCATGATCCCGTGCCGGGCAACCTTGCCGCCGCCGGCCGCTGACACCGGGTTGATCCACGCGGCCGGCATTCAGGAGCTGAGCGTACCCCGGACGATGCTGACGCTTGAGTGCGCCGGGTTGCCGTCGAGCGGTTCATCGGAAACATCGACGATGGGGTACCCGGACAAATCCAGGCCGGCCGGAACCTCAAAGCGGCCGGACGGCGAGTTCATGATCCCCAGGCTGACCAGGCGGGACAGGTCCGGGGCAATCAGCCAGACTTCCTGGTAACCCCGGGCCTCTGCCTTATTGAGCTGCACCTCGATAGTCCGCGAACCGTCACTGGCCTCCGTGACCGTGGCCGAACCGGTGGCAGTGAACTGCTCCAGAGGTTCCAGCCGGGCCGAGGCGAGGGTCACCGGGGCGGCAGTCTGGTTAACGGCCAGCACCACGCCGGTGGTGATGAGCACGGCGGCTGCGGCGGCGGCGAGCCACGTCACCGGCCGGCGCAGCCAGGTCACATTGCTGCGCGGTTTTTCAGCCGAGGGTCCTGCATCATGAGGTTCGTCCGGCCGTACTTTTTGGGCGTCTGCAGCCTGCCCGCCGGCGGGGCCCAGTGGATCCGTCGCCACTGCGTCAGTAAGCCCAAGCTCCCGGTGGATTGCTTCCCAGACATTCGCGCCCGGGGCCGCCAGGCCGGCGGTGTCCGGGACGGTCCGTGCTGCACTGACGGCGCGGCGCAGCGCGGCAACCTCGGCAGCGCACTCGGGGCAGGAGCGGAGGTGGTTCGTGCTCTCGGCGTCGATTGGCTCGTCCAGGGCGAACAGGCTCAGGACTTCAGGGTCAAGGTGCTGCATGATCCACCTCCAATCGGTGTCTCAGGTGGCTTAGGCTGCGGCGGATGTGACTCTTGACCGTACCAAGGGGAAGGTTGAGTTGCCGTGAAATCTGGTCGTGGGTCAGATCGTCGTAAAAGGCCAGGCGCATGATGGAGCACTGGGGTTCGCCCAGGCGGGCCAACTCGCCGGCCAGGAGCAGCCGGTCCGCCAGGACTTCGGTGGACGGCGGTGCCACTGCGTCTTCTGCCTGGGGCTGCAGTCCCGCCGCCGCCACCACCTTGCTGGATTCCCGCGCGGAGGCGCCCAGAGCATCGGAGATAGCGTTCCGGGTGATGCCGACAATCCAGGCGGGCAGTGCCGCCTTCTCCGGATCGAACGCGGACCGTGACTTCCATACCCGGATAAACACTTCCTGGGTGACATCATCCGCGGCGCTGCGGTTCCGCAGCGCCCGGAGCGCCAGTGTGTACACAAGCGGCGAGAACTGGCGGTAGGCCTCAGCCAAAGCCTTCTCATCCCCCTCGGAAAACGAGTGGTCGAGCTGCAGGTTCCAGCTGCTGCCGGCAGGGGGCCGGTGCGGTGATCCACCAGTGGGCTGCCCGTCGCCCAAAGGCGGCTGGCCGGAAGGCGACTGGCCAGAAGGTGCCAAACCGGCCTCCTTCCCCTCCTCGGCAGTGAGTGTCAGGGCTGACTCGCGGCTCATTCCAGTTCCGCAGTGACAATGACATTGTCACTGTAGTCCTGTTTCTCGTCCAGCCATCGGCCGCCGCACGTCACGAGCCGGAGCTGGTGCGGCCCGTCACGGCGGAACAGGGAACCGCCGTCGAACTTGTCCTTAGCCATCAGCTCGACCGAACGCACCCGGTAGTTCAGCGCAGGCGCGCCGTAGCGCTCAATGGTGACGAGCGTTCCCGCCGCAAGGCCCTTCAACTGCGAAAACGGCGCCCGGTCCGAAGTGGTGTCCACGTGGGCGGCAACCACCGCTGCCCCCGACCCTGCGCCTGGTGCCGGTCCATATCGGTACCAGCCCGCCAGGTTGAAAGGTTCGGGGATCTCCATCGCCCCGTCCGGCGAGACGCCCACTTCCACGATCTCCATGCTGATGGCGGTGCCCTCCACCGTCAGGAAGCGCGGTGCCGGGTCGCGGGGCGCAGCGGGTGCAGCGGGTGCAGCAGTGGCCTGGCGGAGGGGCACGTCGGGTAGCGCGGACGGTGCAGGTGAGACTGCGGCGGCAGAAGCCGGCGCAGGCGGAAGGGCAGTTATCGGCTCTGCAGCGGAAATCGTCCCGGAGGGGACGGCCTCGGATGGGGGCGGCGCCGGTGTACCGCATGCGGAGAGGATGGCCGTGGCAAGGACGACGACGGCACCCACCACCCGCGCGCGGGGTGGACGGCCCGCCGTGGCCACCTGCGCAGGGCTCATCTGTGCTCGGACCTTCCAGGAGCCTCGGAACCATGCCGCCGGCGTCGTGCTGCCCATGTCAAACCCTCCTTCAAACCCAACCTGAAGTTCAATGCCACAGTGCTTCAGCTGACCTCTGAAAGGCCGGAAGACCGGCCGCCCGGCGGGAAATCCGGGCGGCCGGTCTCTTACGTCAGGGCTCGCACGCGGTGAGCACCCGGGCCCTAACACTTACGGCCGGCTAGTTGCGGCCGGCCCTGCGCAGGGCCACGGCGCGGGAAGCAGCCAGTGCGCCCAGCACCAGTGCGAGGCCTGCCGCTCCGATGCCGGCAACTGCGGTGGCTTGCCCTGCGGCACCCTCATCCGCCGCACCTGAGCGGCCGCCCGGGACTGCTCCCGGAGCCGAATGCAGCCCTTCGATGGTCTGCACGGCAAGCTGCAGGTTCTTGTCCGTCAGGCTGCCCCAGGCGTACACGATGGTGTGCGTGCCTTCGGCGACCGTCACGTCAGCCGGGCCGATGACGGGCTGCGTGGTTCCCGCCGCCGCCACTGCTGCCGGGATAGTGCCCGGGTCCAGTGTGAGGGTCTGCTCGTTTGGGTTCGCCAGGTTGGAAATGACCGCGGACCCGGCAGCCAGGACGTCGACGGCGGGTGCGGCAGCGGTGTGCCTGACGGTCAGCTTGCCCTTGCCGGCTGGAATCGGCGAGACATCGTTGGTGAACAGATTGGCGGTGGGCTTCCCCGAAGCATCCAGGTTTGCCACCGCAGTGTAGTTTCCGTTGGCGGCAAGGGTCACGTTGACCGGGCCGATCACCGCGGCGGAGGCGTCTGCGGCATCAGCGGCAGTGATCGCAAGGGCGTAGTTTCCTGCCGGAAGTGCCAG
This genomic interval from Arthrobacter sp. SLBN-100 contains the following:
- a CDS encoding elongation factor G-like protein EF-G2, whose translation is MSVKGTKDAAGRGGPEGRQGTGAAAISPRDPALVRNVALVGRSGAGKTTLIEALLEANGMITRKGSVVDGTTVSDSDPAAIHQQRSVALSVVPLPVAGMKINLLDTPGYPDFIGELRAGLRAADAVLFAVSAVDGVDAGTTAIWQECQYLEIPRAVVITRLDHPRADYDGVLAACREAFGDTVLPLYVPLPGGGEVTGLLGLLSGRVFEYPAENSGPRARPAEPGELAAAESARAELIEGIIAESEDETLMDRYLGGEDIAADVLIPDLETAVARGSFFPAVPASALTGLGTAELLELLTKAFPSPPERSLPPATDLSGSPVRALTCDPDGPLAAEVVRTTVDAFLGRVCLVRVFSGTLSGDTPIHVSGHGLADRGHQDHDTDERLTHLYSPLGANLRPVPFCIAGDIAAVAKLGTAETGDTISAKEQPLLLATWEMPEPLMPVAIEADSHSDEDALARSLGKVAAGDPTLRVERNAETHQLILWCMGEAHAEVVLDRLRDQGVKLHTMEVVTPLRETFATPAAGHGRHVKQSGGHGQYAVCDIEVEPLARGAGFEFVDKTVGGVIPGTFISSVEKGVRAQMQKGVASGFPVVDLRVTLVGGKAHSVDSSDAAFQAAGALALREAAAAGSIQLLEPVSSVVLSVPDEHVGTVMSDLSGRRGRLTGTSSSGGDRTEITAEVPDQELLKYAVELRALTAGTGTFSRSYLRHDPVPGNLAAAGR
- a CDS encoding anti-sigma factor: MQHLDPEVLSLFALDEPIDAESTNHLRSCPECAAEVAALRRAVSAARTVPDTAGLAAPGANVWEAIHRELGLTDAVATDPLGPAGGQAADAQKVRPDEPHDAGPSAEKPRSNVTWLRRPVTWLAAAAAAVLITTGVVLAVNQTAAPVTLASARLEPLEQFTATGSATVTEASDGSRTIEVQLNKAEARGYQEVWLIAPDLSRLVSLGIMNSPSGRFEVPAGLDLSGYPIVDVSDEPLDGNPAHSSVSIVRGTLSS
- a CDS encoding RNA polymerase sigma factor, which gives rise to MAPSGQSPSGQPPLGDGQPTGGSPHRPPAGSSWNLQLDHSFSEGDEKALAEAYRQFSPLVYTLALRALRNRSAADDVTQEVFIRVWKSRSAFDPEKAALPAWIVGITRNAISDALGASARESSKVVAAAGLQPQAEDAVAPPSTEVLADRLLLAGELARLGEPQCSIMRLAFYDDLTHDQISRQLNLPLGTVKSHIRRSLSHLRHRLEVDHAAP
- a CDS encoding class F sortase, which translates into the protein MGSTTPAAWFRGSWKVRAQMSPAQVATAGRPPRARVVGAVVVLATAILSACGTPAPPPSEAVPSGTISAAEPITALPPAPASAAAVSPAPSALPDVPLRQATAAPAAPAAPRDPAPRFLTVEGTAISMEIVEVGVSPDGAMEIPEPFNLAGWYRYGPAPGAGSGAAVVAAHVDTTSDRAPFSQLKGLAAGTLVTIERYGAPALNYRVRSVELMAKDKFDGGSLFRRDGPHQLRLVTCGGRWLDEKQDYSDNVIVTAELE
- a CDS encoding DUF4397 domain-containing protein, with product MRTSIFASGAVAIAAALAFAGPAQAAEGDARLSVLHGVPGLTVDVWVNGERTLDDFTPGTLAGPLALPAGNYALAITAADAADASAAVIGPVNVTLAANGNYTAVANLDASGKPTANLFTNDVSPIPAGKGKLTVRHTAAAPAVDVLAAGSAVISNLANPNEQTLTLDPGTIPAAVAAAGTTQPVIGPADVTVAEGTHTIVYAWGSLTDKNLQLAVQTIEGLHSAPGAVPGGRSGAADEGAAGQATAVAGIGAAGLALVLGALAASRAVALRRAGRN